The genome window GCTTTCTGAGGTCAGTGTGTAGAGCAGTAATAGCAGGCTTGCCTAGCTCTAGCCACACTTTGAATTAAAAGTAGAAGGCTTTGGAAAAATGCCTTGGATGGTTAGTAGAGGGAGGGATTCCTTGCTCTATGTGCAGCTGCGGACAGGTGCATTTCACCACCGTGGGAGATCTTGCCCCTCGAGTGTGTTTTGGTCCCCTCTACGTTAGATTACTGCAGTTAGCATACACAGGGCTGGCTGCCTTTAGAGCCTGTCCAGAAGCTTCATTTGGTACAGAACATTGTTGACCGGAGTAGGTTATTAGACGGTGTCACTCCAGTCTTGGTTCAGTTCTATCAGGGGTCTGTTCAACCTGCAAGGCTCTCCAGGATGTTCATGAATCATAAGCTCTTCATCGcggcctctgccagcatggccaacttaATGCGGCTGGTAGcagcctgatgggatttgtagtccataagtatctggagagccgcaggttgcagacccccggtctACATTGCCAACCACTTTGTTTCCAGGACCAGTTTGAAGTGCCCATATTGCTTTTAAGTTCTTTTACAGTTTGGCGTGCCGTAAGGACTGTCCTCTCCCATATCAGCCTATCCATCTCAGCTCCggtcatcttctgaggccctTCTTTAAGTGCCCCTGCCATCTGAGGCGAGATGTATGAcaaacccaagaaagggccttctcatcCGGTAGTGTCAAAACTTTGTAATTCCCTCCCTGGGAAGGTTCATCTGTCTCCCTCCATGGTTATCTTTTACCACCAAATGAAGATGTTTTTGATCTGCTTAGCAAATCCCCTGTAACTGCTACTGCCCTGCACCATGGATTTTAACTTTACATCTTGTCATGCAGTACCTTAATTCAAAGGATACCCTGTTAAGGGGGAGACCCAACAGAACCACTTGAATAACCCTGGGGATTGAATCTACAACTGCCTATGCTGGTAGTGCTGCTGCCAGCTCTTCAATCTATCCCAGTGATCAGAAGCTAAAGGGCATCCTTTCTGGGAACAAGAAAGTCAGCCCTGCAGGGTAGGCGACTTGTAGAGTAAGTTTCCCAAATTAGGTAACCAGGTAGAATGTAGCCAAAGGGTTCTAGGGCTGGATTTTGATTGGAGCCACCTGTAgtcaaaacatcttcaaatatGATCAAATGGAAATTTGTTAAAATTGGGCAAGAATACAAATAAGAGAACAATAGCAGTgaggaataaaataaagaaacctATTTGGGAACTCACTATAAACAGGGAGCAAATTGTTGCAGAGCTAAAATCAAAACAAGATGTTGCCAACTATTCCAATTGCAAAGAGACCActcaatccagaacagagttccaAGCTGTCGGGTCGCCTGTGGCACAAAGATCCAAAACGGTGGATCTTGTGAATCTGTTGTAAGGCTCAGACAAGCACAAATTGATAGGTTTGGGAACCATCTTTTTCACAAAGAGATGATGTTGTCAGGGGCCTAATGACCAATCAGATCAAAGACTAATGAGCCATGGCAGTTACACAGCAGCCTAAATTAATGTTCAGGTGACCTAAAGGTCAGGCAGATATAACAATCCATGATGTATTCTGCAGCCTTCTCACAGTGACACTAATAATTTAATTTCCTGGAATTCGGTGCCAGTGTTTATGATCTTGATGTCCTGGGGTGTGAAAGATGGGACCATATTTCGATGACCAGTCTCTATGGGTTTTATCAGTTGGCGAAAGGTCAGAGCTCTGATATTTTCGCTAGCACACAGCACAATTGAATTCTCCCTTATTTTGTCGTAGGCCACAGTGTGAACCAAACTTTGACAGAGCAAGAAACTGGTAAAACTTAGTTTCTtgacattttatatattttgattGAATAACTGTAAAATTGCTTTATGGTAAATGTATTTTTGTCAATGTTTACTGCCTTGGGGGAAACCCTGTTTGGGTGGGAAAGCgataaagaaatgttttaaataaataaagtgggaaTGCTTAGATGACTTTGACGTTGTATGCCGTTGTTCGTGGCAGGTTCCATTTTCACGctactgtttatttttaatagGATGATGCCTATGGGTGGAATGGGTGGAATGATGCCTCCAGGACCAGGGATCCCACCTCTTATGCCTGGTATGCCACCAGGTAGGTCAGGGGTGACGAATCCATACTGTGGTGAGattactttttcttttaaacaatctGGGATTGCTGTAGTTGTTGGTTTCTTTGTAGAAAGTTCAAAGTTGTTTCTATAATTATATCTAAATGCAGCGTTCATTTTGTTTTATGACCGTTTAAAGCAGTTGGCACAAGAAAATTCTGTACTGTGTTAGTCTTCATATGTTTATAATTTGAGTGGAAGTTGTTTTCAGAACCTTCAGGACCTAGACTTTGTATGAGAAGTACTTATGATTTTGGATAAGAACCTAGACTGTTTTGGTATAAGAAATACTTATGATTCTTGCCCCCTGGGATAACTGCATAGGGGTGGGGGATCTTTGGTGTCTCTTAAAGCTTCTAGTGCAAGTGGAACTTAATGAGAAAATTATTTAGAATGACTTGTGCAGTCTTTGCTTACTTGGATTGTGATTGTTGGATTGTTTAGTAGCCGCCAGACTAATGCCAGTTTTCGTGTCCTAGTAATGTGTGTAAAATATATCTCTTGCTGTCTAAAACAAAGTATTCTCCAGAGTCGCTGAGCATGCTTACAGTGTGTGTTGATGTTTTCTGAGCTTCTACTGTATTGTTAGTATATATAGAAATGGGCTGaacaacccattttttaaaaaaaccaaccaaccaaaggCTTTGTTACTAAAACTTGACAGGATCCAATGCTTTCTCTGTCGCAGTATGCCCTAATATATGTGCATATATAGCTTTGCTAGTTTGGAGCAGCATAATAGCATCATGGTATTGTCAGAGGGTATGTGGAATTCACTGTGTTCTGCCCATATCAGGGAGCAGCTGGATCAGAACTTCAAAACTATCACTGGAGTCAGCTTAAAGCAGAATTTAGTAGCCCGTACTTGGCAATCTTGGTTGGATCTGGATTCTTAACTTTTCCCAGTGCTGGATTACTCAGGACATGGGTTTTGCCATTGCTTAGAACCTGTTTCATGTATCTGCATATTGCAACATTAACCCAGAGTTACAGGGTTTCAGACATGCTTTTAAATCATTGTTTAGACTTGTGCTTTATCTACTTGTCCTGCATTAACACATAGTTCTCTTACATGAAAAAGGACATAGAAGCATGCAGATTAAAACATTGTCTGGTTAGTgttaaaaaaattgagaaaactACTATCAGAATAATTGTATTGTAGGTATGCCACCACCTGTTGGACCTCGCCCAGGTATGCCTCCCATGACACAAGGACAGCCTGTGAATGCTCCAGGTGTTCTTAACAGACCTCCGGCTCCTGTTGTTGCAGCTCCAACCCCTCAACCTCCAGTTACTAAACCACTTTTTCCCAGCGCAGGACAAGTAAGTTGTTAACTTTTCTCCTGAGAGCCTAAAAATCATTCAATACGTggatgtttttctttttattatatcAGTTGTAATAGTCAGTTGCGGTGTAGGAACACTGGTCTCCTGGCTGTGAGATTGTTAGATAAATTGCTGACAATGGATTCTTTAATGAACACGCTGGGATTTGAACATGTGTAAACATGCAGAGCATTGTATCCTTTCTTTATCACAACCCCTTTATTCTGCAATATGTTCTCATCGCAGGTTTGGTATTTACACCTGCCATCTTTCCTTCATCTTGTAGttgctgaaaaagtagacagTCAAAAGCACAAGAGGGGAAAAAGAACATATTTTGCTAGCAAATGATTAAATGTGTATCTGATTTTTATTAGCAGGTGCTTGGTGCCATGTTATCATGGTTGGTAGCTGCCTTACCATCCTTAAAACTCTCAGAGAGGAGTGCAAGCAAAGGAGTGAGCAGGAACGCCTTGTAGAGAAGTTCTCGTACTCCTGAGCTGTTGATCATTAGTGTTTTCTGTCCCTCTGCTCTTTCCTGTGATACTAACATAACTGATAGTTTACTTGATTTTGCTGGGTTGAAACAATACAATCACACACACCATGGGATGAAATACATGGGTGATACATTTTGGATGAAAAGTCGTCCCTTGCTTACTGTTAGAGTGGAATAGTTCGTGAAGAGAGGTATATGGACCTGCACTGTTTGGTTGGGTTTATTATAAATTAATAAGTCAGATTCATGTATTACTTGTAAATATGCTGCGGCCTCCTTAATGTGTTGCTGCATGTTGAATTTGCACTGGGAAGATACTAAAAATCAGTCTGGCATCCTTCCAACTTGGTTATTTTTCACACGTTATTTAGAGTCTGTTTACTGTTTCCTCTCTTTTATGCTACAGATGGGGACACCTGTCACAAGCTCAAGTACAACTCCATCCAATTCAGAACTGTCAGCACCTTCTAAAGCTCTGTTTCCTAGCACAGCACAAGTACGCAGGAAGTTGGAGTTTTAAAGAAATTGCTTTGCCAATTAACCCTTTAGACCCTTATGTAACCTTAAAATTCTGCCTAAACATCTTCAGATAATGGTCGCTTCCTGATCATGTTTAGCTGTTCGCCCCATTTTAAATTGTTGCAAACTTTTACAAACTGTATGTGGTATTGCTATACAAAAAGGAAATGAGAGATTCTACATTGTGGTCTTAAAGGGTTAAAAAGCATGAAGCAGTTTAGTGCGTCTTAGCGGGCAGCGGTTTACTTGATGCATGGGTTATCTTTGCTAGTTTACGCTGTTCTAATGCATCATGATAAATGTAGGGGAATACCTGAAATTCCATTATGTACTAAATTCCAGCCTATCTAACATTGGTTGGGAATTCAGTTACTAGTTCAGACATATGTGCTGTTTGCTTATCAAAGCATTCTCTCATAACTGAAACTTAAGAGCTACTTCTGATATAAACCTTCAGAGTCTTAATAGAGTTGCATCTTTCTTAGAGGCATAAATGTAGTTTTTGTAGGCTATTAGAAATTGACATTTAAAGGAGTCTCAGAATATTAGCATTGTTTTATGTAGAGAatgcttttaaaactgatttaaaacTGATTTGATTAGAAAGTTTCACACAACAGCATTCTTACAAACAATTTTCTGAAATATTCTAATTTGCTTTGAATGCTAACTTGCTGAAAACAGTTCTTAACTAATTGTTGTTGCACTAAAAACAACATTCCTGGGGAAAAGTCTGAGGTATATTCTTATAGAGTGTATTGTATGAGATTGTGTGTGTCCGTTTTTGTTTTCAAAGACCAGCAGCTAGTTATGCAGTTTTATGTTGCTTACATCGTGGGTTTTGATCAGTGTCATATACTTCATAGTTTTTATGTGTGGGGTTTTTATgttgatttctgttttgtttgctttatgTGATGAGGCTGAACTTTTGGGCTAATTTTACTGCGTGAATAGACTAATTGCTGTTTGTGCATTTGAAAAAATTACTGTgcttatattttaattttgtactTTGCAGGCTCAAGCCGCTGTTCCAGGTCCAGTTGGTACAGATTTCAAACCTCTGAATAACACACCTGCAACTACAACAGAACCCCCCAAACCTACATTCCCAGCTTacacacagtctacagcttcaaccACTAGTACCACAAATAGCACTGCAGCTAAACCAGCTACGTCTATAACAAGTAAGCCTGCTACCCTTACGACAACCAGTGCAACCAGTAAGTTGATCCACCCAGACGAGGATATCTCTCTGGTAAGTTATACGTACCCCCTTTGCATCATTTATTGTTTCTCAAATGGTTGTAAAGCAAGTCCGAGCCCCTTTCCCTGTCCCCTTCCTTTGAAATCGATTGTTTGATATAATTGGTAGTAAATTTAGAATTGCTTTGCTTCATTAACTTTTTTCAGCATAGTTCTAAAAGCCTTCTTACAGGAGACATTAAAGACTCTCTTCCAGCTAGCTTTCTCATCTTACTTGGTTCTCTATTTAAAGTAGACACAATCAAGTGAGTAAATGTTAGTGATCTTTAAATTGCCAAGACTAGAAATGTTGTAACTATTTTTGTGTTCTGTTATATTGACCTTTTCAGTATAAGATCAGTCGTGTAATCCTGTAGCATTACTCTTGTCTTATGCCTGTTAAATGGGCTTGCCAGAGTAACTGCGTTGGATTGCACCGCAAAGCACAATTCATCTGTGGAATCTTGACGAAGAGGACTTGGGCTCTCAAAAGcctataccctgaaactcttttgGTCTCTGTGGTGCTGCTGGACTGAAATCTAATAAGTTTCCTGTATTATCATACTCTGTTGTCCAAGGTGTATTTGTCTCAAGGTGTGTCATACTCTGTTGTCTCAAGGTGTATTTGTCATATGACTCTTCATATGAACTCATTTGTCATATGACTCTTCATATGAACTCATATTGTTgaattcttcttttcctctctttccctccGTAGGAAGAAAGAAGGGCACAGTTGCCTAAATATCAACGTAATCTCCCTCGACCAGGCCAAGCTTCCATGGGCAACCCGCCAGTTGGTCCAATTGGAGGTATGATGCCGCCACAGCCAGGAATTCCCCCCCAGCAACAAGGAATGAGACCTCCGATCCCACCTCATGGTAAGCTTAACCTTATTCTAAATGTGTATGATTTAATTAATCTAACTAGCAGGAAGTCCAACATTAACAACTTAATGAGTTTTACAGAGAGACAATAACGCTTAAATTTTTTTCCTAATCTTCTCCCAAATGGTTTGCTTTACAGGTCAATATGGTGGTCATCACCAGGGCATGCCAGGATATCTTCCTGGTGCGATGCCTCCTTATGGTCAGGGACCTCCGATGGTGCCTCCTTACCAAGGTGGACCTCCCCGACCACCAATGGGAATGAGACCTCCTGTCATGTCGCAAGGTGGCCGCTACTGATGCTCCTGCAAAAGCTCTAATAGGTTTGGAGATTAAACCTTTTCTCATCTTGTGCTGTTAATATAGCCAAGCTTCCATCAATTAAAACTTCGTTGTgacttttaagaaaaaaaagtatcTTTCCGCATACGAGGAACTGTTGGACATTCTTATTTTACATGGGAAAAATTATTTAGAATAATAAAGCAGGAACTTTTCCCTAATGTTGCAATTTATACTGTATGGCTTCTTTTTCATGTTTCATCTAGGTTTTTAGAAGTGAAGTATAGTAAATATGGTTCGTTAAATTGTGAAGGCGCTGGAATTACATGAACATACCATCTTAAAGGCAAGTTCTGTGACCTTATGTTGCTGTTTGTAAAATGATGCCTTCACAGCACTTCAGGTGCTGTTGGACTTCACGTCCCCAACAATAGTTTGGTGAGGGCTTTAACTGTGACCAGCTGCTTGTACACATAAGGCTGAACATGTAACaatatttaatgtatttagaGCTCCTCCTGTTGCAGAGATTGAAATTGACCCACTCAGCTCATGTGACTTTCTGTACTGTTAAACTTCATTGTAATAAAAcgaaagaaaaaaattgtctttTTATTCATGACCAGCTGTGGACAACTTCCTAAAGGTTTGTACTGATGCATGCCATGATAGCTTGTGGTGTAATAAACACACATTTCCTTATGGTACATTGATATATTCTGAATTATTTTAACTTCAAAGTCACTAGTTTTATGCTGTAGGTTCGTCTAGGCCAACTGAATGAGTTGGCCTAGACCTGTACAGTTATTAACCAGTTGCTATGTAATCTGTAAACATTGGAATAACAGAGCACTTCTTTTTCTAAATGCATGGTTTCTTTAGCTGCTTCCTGGTTTTACATCTCCTGGTTATAGCACTGGGACTTTGTTTTGTATTTACTTATAGAAGAGGTTCCAAGTAGAATTTACTGTGGAGCACATTTCTCGGTTCTTTCTCAGGTTCCTTAGGATTGTATCAGTTGGGATCTCACTTAATTTTTCACAGAGATAGATGTGAAACAGTGCAGCATTTACTTTTGCAATAAGGATGAATTACAGGCAGAGATTGACTCTAAAACCGCAGTGGTAAAGAGGGAATCAGAAAAACCATGTTATGCACACAGAATTCTGCTCGCTGTTCTCTGAGTGAAACTCGTCTGTGTGGCTGGATAATGCCATGTTGTAAAGATCCCACTGCAGTTTTGTTGAGGTATTAGCTGAAAATTGGTTCAATTTATGAAACTTAGTAGGAGAATGAGGGCAAAATCCCTATCTTCAGTGAGTTAGTGTAAATGCTAAACTATGGGTTGGTGCCATGTGAACAAGCGTGGAAGAGCTTGGAGCATTCTGCTCCTTGCTTTATCATTTGCTTCAAAGTTTATCCATTGCATCCAAATCCATAAACTGCATTTTGCGCCTTggatttttcagttctgttttggtAGGTGAGGGCAAACAATAGTttgtaactggttgttgtgggttttcctggctctgtggccgaggtctggtagatcttgttcctgatgtttcgcctgcatctgtggctggcatcttcacaggtgtatcacagagaagtctgttatacagaCTCTGtgttatacctctgaagatgccagccacagatgcaggcaaaacattaggaaaaagatctaccagaccatggccacacagcccgaaaaacccacacagccagttgaatccagccgtgaaagccttcgacaatagtttgTAAGTTTGGACATTATGCCAAAACCCAGCAagtgaagaaagaaaagatgatGAGCCTGAAACTCACTGTTGTGGGTTGTCCAGGGCTGTGTGGTATTGGTCTGGTTGTCTTTGCTCTTagcattttgcccgcatctgtggctggcatcatcagacatatgtcacagcgagatgtgtttctctctgtggcacgaGAGACTGAGGCTTGTTTTTAGATAATGCTGTATCATTGTTTGGCCTTGTGTCTAAACTAAGACAGTAAGTAGTTGTAACATTGAGTGAAGGCATGGCAGATTTGTGAGGCTTTGCCCAAGCATCTTGGGTCTGTTTGCTATATGCAAGAGAAATAGGTGCAGCCAGAACATACATGGATAGTGTTCTTCAGACACCTGCTGCTCACAAAGGTTTATTTGCTCCTCTTAAGTGCAGTCTTTAGTATCTCACAGATTGGAGTGTAAATGGTTTACGATAAGTATAGGTTTGAAAAGTCCTGAAATTTCATCATGCAGTACTCTGAATGTTTCATGCTTCAGGCTTAGAATTCTGATGTGTTGTAATTGAAAACTGTAAATACAAACAATTCAGGAATTTCCTCCTTACAATAGAAACCTGTGCCTTTTAATCTAGATATATTTTCTGCAGGAGTCGTCGTGAAGTCTTCAGCAGTGTCATTTGCAGTATAGCTAAATATCCTTTTGCAGGAGGAGCAgaagtggggtagtggttaagagcaggtgcattctaatctggaggaaccaggtttggttccccactctgccgcctgagctgtggaggcttatctggggaattcagattaacatgtgtactcccacacatgctagctgggtgaccttgggctagtcacagtttttcggagctctctcagtcccacccacctcacagggtgttcgttgtgaggggggaagggcaaggaaattgtaagcccctttgagtctcctacaggagagaaagggggatataaatccaaactcttcttcttcttctaggctggCTGCCCCAATTCCTAAAGATATATGCAGTCATGTTCACTCAGAAATTTGCCCATTTTATTAggagctttctctctctcttgaccTATTGTGTCAGCCGTTGTGCCATTATGCATATCTAATAACTGACCCAAAGAAGTTATATCCTGCTGCGAAAGAACACAGTAAGAACATCTAGAACCTGCTTTAAAGTTATTTCAGCAGCTCTCGTTATTTTTGAAGCAAACCACTGTTCTGTTTAAAAGTACTTACGAATACCTGCAAAACCCTTGAGCTGTATGTGCTGTGGTTGGACGCATGCAACTTGTCCGTTGCCTCTAGAAAATAACAAGCATATTTTTCACGTTGATTAAATTGCCAGCTTCTGTTTTGCTTTGCCCAGCCAGCTGTCTCTGGTAACATGGTTCATAACTGAGCCAAGGTTCCCTTTAAAACTAATTTCGTGAGGAACTTCTAAATAGAACAGAAAAATTAAACGATGACATTTTGCTTACTTCAGAGGCATTATAAAATTTCGATCAGGGGACTTGGATCTTTTTAACCATAATTTTCAAATGCAGGTGTGTCTTTATC of Sphaerodactylus townsendi isolate TG3544 linkage group LG03, MPM_Stown_v2.3, whole genome shotgun sequence contains these proteins:
- the ZNF207 gene encoding BUB3-interacting and GLEBS motif-containing protein ZNF207 isoform X1, whose amino-acid sequence is MQVHKETIDAVPNAIPGRTDIELEIYGMEGIPEKDMDERRRLLEQKTQAESQKKKQQDDSDEYDDDDSSASTSFQAQPVQPQQGYIPPMAQPGLPPVPGAPGIPPGIPPLMAGVPPMMPGMPPVMPGMPPGPQCEPNFDRARNWMMPMGGMGGMMPPGPGIPPLMPGMPPGRSGVTNPYCGMPPPVGPRPGMPPMTQGQPVNAPGVLNRPPAPVVAAPTPQPPVTKPLFPSAGQMGTPVTSSSTTPSNSELSAPSKALFPSTAQAQAAVPGPVGTDFKPLNNTPATTTEPPKPTFPAYTQSTASTTSTTNSTAAKPATSITSKPATLTTTSATSKLIHPDEDISLEERRAQLPKYQRNLPRPGQASMGNPPVGPIGGMMPPQPGIPPQQQGMRPPIPPHGQYGGHHQGMPGYLPGAMPPYGQGPPMVPPYQGGPPRPPMGMRPPVMSQGGRY
- the ZNF207 gene encoding BUB3-interacting and GLEBS motif-containing protein ZNF207 isoform X5 codes for the protein MQVHKETIDAVPNAIPGRTDIELEIYGMEGIPEKDMDERRRLLEQKTQAESQKKKQQDDSDEYDDDDSSASTSFQAQPVQPQQGYIPPMAQPGLPPVPGAPGIPPGIPPLMAGVPPMMPGMPPVMPGMPPGPQCEPNFDRARNWMMPMGGMGGMMPPGPGIPPLMPGMPPGRSGVTNPYCGMPPPVGPRPGMPPMTQGQPVNAPGVLNRPPAPVVAAPTPQPPVTKPLFPSAGQAQAAVPGPVGTDFKPLNNTPATTTEPPKPTFPAYTQSTASTTSTTNSTAAKPATSITSKPATLTTTSATSKLIHPDEDISLEERRAQLPKYQRNLPRPGQASMGNPPVGPIGGMMPPQPGIPPQQQGMRPPIPPHGQYGGHHQGMPGYLPGAMPPYGQGPPMVPPYQGGPPRPPMGMRPPVMSQGGRY
- the ZNF207 gene encoding BUB3-interacting and GLEBS motif-containing protein ZNF207 isoform X2; the encoded protein is MQVHKETIDAVPNAIPGRTDIELEIYGMEGIPEKDMDERRRLLEQKTQAESQKKKQQDDSDEYDDDDSSASTSFQAQPVQPQQGYIPPMAQPGLPPVPGAPGIPPGIPPLMAGVPPMMPGMPPVMPGMPPGPQCEPNFDRARNWMMPMGGMGGMMPPGPGIPPLMPGMPPGMPPPVGPRPGMPPMTQGQPVNAPGVLNRPPAPVVAAPTPQPPVTKPLFPSAGQMGTPVTSSSTTPSNSELSAPSKALFPSTAQAQAAVPGPVGTDFKPLNNTPATTTEPPKPTFPAYTQSTASTTSTTNSTAAKPATSITSKPATLTTTSATSKLIHPDEDISLEERRAQLPKYQRNLPRPGQASMGNPPVGPIGGMMPPQPGIPPQQQGMRPPIPPHGQYGGHHQGMPGYLPGAMPPYGQGPPMVPPYQGGPPRPPMGMRPPVMSQGGRY
- the ZNF207 gene encoding BUB3-interacting and GLEBS motif-containing protein ZNF207 isoform X6, with protein sequence MQVHKETIDAVPNAIPGRTDIELEIYGMEGIPEKDMDERRRLLEQKTQAESQKKKQQDDSDEYDDDDSSASTSFQAQPVQPQQGYIPPMAQPGLPPVPGAPGIPPGIPPLMAGVPPMMPGMPPVMPGMPPGPQCEPNFDRARNWMMPMGGMGGMMPPGPGIPPLMPGMPPGMPPPVGPRPGMPPMTQGQPVNAPGVLNRPPAPVVAAPTPQPPVTKPLFPSAGQAQAAVPGPVGTDFKPLNNTPATTTEPPKPTFPAYTQSTASTTSTTNSTAAKPATSITSKPATLTTTSATSKLIHPDEDISLEERRAQLPKYQRNLPRPGQASMGNPPVGPIGGMMPPQPGIPPQQQGMRPPIPPHGQYGGHHQGMPGYLPGAMPPYGQGPPMVPPYQGGPPRPPMGMRPPVMSQGGRY
- the ZNF207 gene encoding BUB3-interacting and GLEBS motif-containing protein ZNF207 isoform X4 codes for the protein MQVHKETIDAVPNAIPGRTDIELEIYGMEGIPEKDMDERRRLLEQKTQAESQKKKQQDDSDEYDDDDSSASTSFQAQPVQPQQGYIPPMAQPGLPPVPGAPGIPPGIPPLMAGVPPMMPGMPPVMPGMPPGMMPMGGMGGMMPPGPGIPPLMPGMPPGMPPPVGPRPGMPPMTQGQPVNAPGVLNRPPAPVVAAPTPQPPVTKPLFPSAGQMGTPVTSSSTTPSNSELSAPSKALFPSTAQAQAAVPGPVGTDFKPLNNTPATTTEPPKPTFPAYTQSTASTTSTTNSTAAKPATSITSKPATLTTTSATSKLIHPDEDISLEERRAQLPKYQRNLPRPGQASMGNPPVGPIGGMMPPQPGIPPQQQGMRPPIPPHGQYGGHHQGMPGYLPGAMPPYGQGPPMVPPYQGGPPRPPMGMRPPVMSQGGRY
- the ZNF207 gene encoding BUB3-interacting and GLEBS motif-containing protein ZNF207 isoform X3, which codes for MQVHKETIDAVPNAIPGRTDIELEIYGMEGIPEKDMDERRRLLEQKTQAESQKKKQQDDSDEYDDDDSSASTSFQAQPVQPQQGYIPPMAQPGLPPVPGAPGIPPGIPPLMAGVPPMMPGMPPVMPGMPPGMMPMGGMGGMMPPGPGIPPLMPGMPPGRSGVTNPYCGMPPPVGPRPGMPPMTQGQPVNAPGVLNRPPAPVVAAPTPQPPVTKPLFPSAGQMGTPVTSSSTTPSNSELSAPSKALFPSTAQAQAAVPGPVGTDFKPLNNTPATTTEPPKPTFPAYTQSTASTTSTTNSTAAKPATSITSKPATLTTTSATSKLIHPDEDISLEERRAQLPKYQRNLPRPGQASMGNPPVGPIGGMMPPQPGIPPQQQGMRPPIPPHGQYGGHHQGMPGYLPGAMPPYGQGPPMVPPYQGGPPRPPMGMRPPVMSQGGRY